Proteins encoded within one genomic window of Raineyella fluvialis:
- a CDS encoding sulfite exporter TauE/SafE family protein: MSLLHALVIVVAGLAAGTINTVVGSGTLITFPTLLILGYPPVAANISNSLGLSFSGLTAAQGARDEIPAVWPLVRLMLPVQLLGSAVGAGLLLVLPPEAFTAIVPVLIVLAAVLVIFGRRINGWLGAHEVDAPLVGRRRVGLLLGAMGTGMYGGYFGAAQGVLLIGLLTALTGLSLLRINVVKNILVPAANFLAALVFIVIAWHQVRWGPPPCWRSVPSGEAGWGPASAGACRRRCCGCSSWPSARWPW, translated from the coding sequence GTGTCACTCCTCCACGCCCTCGTGATCGTCGTGGCCGGCCTGGCCGCGGGCACCATCAACACCGTGGTGGGGTCCGGCACACTGATCACCTTCCCGACGTTGCTCATCCTCGGCTACCCGCCCGTGGCCGCGAACATCTCCAACAGCCTCGGTCTCAGCTTCAGCGGTCTCACCGCCGCCCAGGGTGCTCGCGACGAGATCCCCGCGGTGTGGCCGTTGGTGCGGCTCATGCTGCCGGTGCAGCTGCTGGGATCGGCCGTCGGGGCAGGCCTGCTGCTCGTCCTGCCACCGGAGGCGTTCACGGCGATCGTGCCGGTGCTGATCGTCCTCGCCGCAGTGCTGGTCATCTTCGGGCGGCGGATCAACGGCTGGCTCGGTGCTCATGAGGTCGACGCGCCGCTGGTCGGGCGTCGGCGCGTCGGGCTGCTCCTCGGTGCGATGGGCACCGGGATGTACGGCGGCTACTTCGGAGCGGCTCAGGGTGTGCTGCTGATAGGACTTCTCACTGCCCTTACCGGCCTGTCCCTGCTGCGGATCAACGTGGTGAAGAACATCCTGGTCCCCGCCGCGAACTTCCTCGCTGCGCTGGTCTTCATCGTCATCGCGTGGCACCAGGTCCGCTGGGGGCCGCCGCCCTGCTGGCGCTCGGTGCCCTCGGGGGAGGCTGGCTGGGGGCCCGCATCGGCCGGCGCCTGTCGCCGACGCTGTTGCGGGTGTTCATCGTGGCCGTCAGCGCGGTGGCCGTGGTGA
- a CDS encoding DUF4031 domain-containing protein, with protein MLLVDPPLWPAHGTRFSHLVSDTSLAELHDFADRIGLTARAFDRDHYDLPAGRYADAVAAGALEVTPTEVVRALRRAGLRRTKPQVLAAARRREERLLAQWEGLLPRAPDLGVDLLGRWSEPHRRYHTPQHLAEMLRAMDEVVADLRHHGDPGRPVRLAAWFHDAVYEGRPGEDEEASAVLAERSLDGLVPAREVAEVARLVRLTAAHVAEDDDPVGDVLLDADLAILGADDARYLEYSRQIRAEYHHVTAEDYRRGRLAVLAHLAGLDPLYRTHPARAWWTDPARRNVAEEQRRLEGATGRE; from the coding sequence ATGCTCCTCGTCGACCCGCCGTTGTGGCCAGCTCACGGCACCCGGTTCTCCCACCTGGTGTCGGACACCTCGCTGGCCGAACTGCATGACTTCGCCGACCGCATCGGACTGACCGCGAGGGCCTTCGACCGGGACCACTACGACCTGCCCGCCGGCAGGTACGCGGATGCCGTGGCCGCGGGAGCCCTCGAGGTCACCCCCACCGAGGTGGTTCGTGCCCTGCGCCGGGCGGGTCTGCGCCGCACCAAGCCGCAGGTCCTCGCCGCCGCCCGCCGCCGCGAGGAGCGCCTGCTGGCGCAGTGGGAGGGGCTGCTCCCGCGGGCCCCCGACCTCGGCGTCGACCTACTGGGCCGATGGTCGGAGCCACACCGGCGCTACCACACCCCTCAGCACCTGGCCGAGATGCTGCGGGCGATGGACGAGGTGGTCGCCGACCTGCGCCATCACGGCGATCCGGGACGGCCCGTGCGGCTGGCGGCCTGGTTCCACGACGCCGTGTACGAGGGCCGGCCGGGCGAGGACGAGGAGGCCTCCGCGGTGCTCGCCGAGCGGTCCCTCGACGGTCTGGTGCCCGCCCGTGAGGTGGCGGAGGTCGCGCGCCTGGTGCGGCTGACCGCCGCACACGTGGCCGAGGACGACGATCCGGTCGGCGACGTCCTCCTCGACGCGGATCTCGCCATCCTCGGCGCCGACGACGCGCGCTATCTCGAGTACTCCCGCCAGATCCGGGCCGAATACCACCACGTGACGGCCGAGGACTACCGGCGGGGCCGGCTGGCCGTCCTGGCGCACCTCGCCGGGCTCGATCCGCTGTACCGTACGCACCCCGCGCGGGCCTGGTGGACCGATCCCGCGCGCCGGAACGTGGCCGAGGAGCAGCGTCGGCTCGAGGGTGCGACCGGGCGGGAGTAG
- a CDS encoding sensor histidine kinase — protein sequence MVALALGLVTILLAHRALMHQLDDRLSGVLTRQQNAVSNPGQGFPGGVDLPGQPIGTVVVVVSSGVALNGMLTPDGIRPVPSTSALRTLSSLAPGSGPQSVELELLGGYRVMSITDGPDRVVVGIPLADTREAVYTLAWTVAALALLATTISLITVYLLVVRKMRPLTDLARIAREVSSMPLEHGNVDLSLGDSAPSTAHAAEVADVSDAFDQMLGHVQEALQARQASESQVRRFVADASHELRNPLAAIRGYAELTRRGRDSMPPQTAHSLDRIDAEAERMSALVEDLLLLARLDTKLTPATAPIDLSEIVVNAVTDAQVAGPDHLWSLDVPAEPVIVVGDGHQLHQVVANLLANARTHTPAGTRITAGLAVGATQAVLTVHDDGPGIPRRMIGQVFDRFVRVDSSRARIRDSSTPNGGSTGLGLSIVAAVVAAHRGHVSVSSRCAEDLSGPEAADAGTWTTFTVKLPLASAALRRAGEV from the coding sequence ATGGTGGCCCTGGCCCTGGGTCTGGTCACCATCCTGCTGGCCCACCGCGCGCTGATGCACCAGCTCGACGACCGCCTGTCCGGTGTGCTCACCCGGCAGCAGAACGCCGTCAGCAACCCGGGTCAGGGCTTCCCCGGCGGTGTCGACCTGCCCGGTCAACCGATCGGCACGGTGGTCGTGGTGGTCTCCAGCGGGGTCGCCCTCAACGGCATGCTCACCCCCGACGGCATCCGCCCCGTCCCCAGTACGTCGGCCCTGCGGACCCTCTCGTCGTTGGCCCCCGGTTCCGGCCCCCAGAGCGTCGAACTGGAACTTCTCGGCGGCTATCGGGTGATGTCCATCACCGACGGTCCGGATCGGGTCGTGGTCGGCATCCCGCTCGCCGACACGAGGGAGGCGGTCTACACCCTGGCCTGGACCGTCGCGGCCCTCGCCCTGCTGGCCACCACCATCAGCCTGATCACGGTGTACCTCCTCGTCGTCCGCAAGATGCGCCCGCTCACCGACCTGGCCAGGATCGCCCGCGAGGTCTCCTCGATGCCGCTGGAGCACGGCAATGTCGACCTCAGCCTGGGCGACTCCGCCCCGAGCACCGCCCACGCCGCGGAGGTGGCCGATGTCAGCGATGCGTTCGACCAGATGCTGGGCCATGTGCAGGAGGCCCTGCAGGCTCGCCAGGCGTCCGAGTCGCAGGTCCGGCGATTCGTCGCCGACGCGTCGCATGAGTTGCGCAATCCGCTGGCGGCGATCCGCGGCTACGCCGAGCTGACCAGGCGCGGCCGGGACAGCATGCCGCCGCAGACGGCCCACTCGCTCGACCGGATCGACGCGGAGGCCGAACGCATGTCGGCGCTGGTGGAGGACCTGCTGCTGCTCGCCCGTCTGGACACCAAGCTCACCCCGGCGACAGCGCCGATCGACCTGTCCGAGATCGTCGTCAATGCTGTCACCGACGCCCAGGTGGCCGGGCCCGACCACCTCTGGTCGCTCGACGTCCCGGCCGAACCGGTCATCGTCGTCGGCGACGGGCACCAGCTGCACCAGGTCGTTGCCAATCTGCTGGCCAACGCGCGGACGCACACGCCCGCCGGCACCAGGATCACCGCGGGCCTGGCGGTCGGCGCCACCCAGGCCGTCCTCACCGTCCACGACGACGGGCCTGGCATCCCCCGCAGGATGATCGGGCAGGTGTTCGACCGTTTCGTCCGGGTCGATTCCTCCCGCGCCCGGATCCGGGACTCCTCCACGCCGAACGGCGGCAGCACCGGGCTGGGCCTGTCCATCGTCGCGGCCGTCGTCGCGGCCCACCGCGGCCATGTCTCCGTCTCCTCGCGGTGCGCGGAGGACCTGTCCGGCCCGGAGGCCGCCGATGCAGGTACCTGGACGACGTTCACGGTGAAGCTGCCCCTGGCCAGTGCCGCCCTACGCCGCGCCGGCGAGGTCTGA
- a CDS encoding response regulator transcription factor yields the protein MTDRSHGTLARPDGSPIRILAVDDEPALTELLSMAMRYEGWEVWTAASGQEAVQVAHEIRPDAAVLDIMLPDFDGLEVMRRIHADQPDLPVIFLTARDAVADRIEGLTSGADDYVTKPFSLEEVIARLRALLRRTGASQATNASTLVVGDLTLDEDSHEVARGGDSIHLTATEFELLRYLMHNPRRVLSKAQILDRVWNYDFGGQANIVELYISYLRKKIDAGRTPMIHTLRGAGYMLRPADE from the coding sequence ATGACCGACCGTTCCCACGGCACCCTCGCCCGCCCCGACGGCTCGCCCATCCGCATCCTCGCGGTGGACGACGAGCCCGCGCTGACCGAGCTGCTGTCGATGGCCATGCGTTACGAGGGCTGGGAGGTGTGGACGGCCGCCAGCGGTCAGGAGGCCGTCCAGGTCGCCCATGAGATCCGCCCCGACGCGGCCGTCCTGGACATCATGCTGCCCGACTTCGACGGTCTCGAGGTGATGCGGCGCATCCATGCCGACCAGCCGGATCTGCCGGTGATCTTCCTCACCGCCCGCGACGCCGTCGCCGATCGGATCGAGGGACTCACGAGTGGGGCGGACGACTACGTCACCAAGCCCTTCAGCCTGGAGGAGGTGATCGCGCGGCTCCGTGCGCTGCTGCGCCGCACCGGCGCCTCCCAGGCCACGAACGCCTCGACCCTCGTCGTCGGTGACCTCACCCTGGACGAGGACTCCCACGAGGTCGCCCGCGGCGGCGATTCCATCCACCTCACGGCGACCGAGTTCGAGCTCCTCCGCTACCTGATGCACAACCCGCGCCGGGTGCTGAGCAAGGCCCAGATCCTCGACCGGGTCTGGAACTACGACTTCGGCGGCCAGGCGAACATCGTCGAGCTCTACATCTCCTACCTGCGCAAGAAGATCGACGCCGGGCGTACGCCGATGATCCACACCCTGCGCGGCGCGGGGTACATGCTCCGCCCGGCCGATGAGTGA
- a CDS encoding RNA-binding S4 domain-containing protein, whose product MQSTPDPSEEPTIRLGQFLKWANLAESGSEARDLIQDGRVRVDGEVETRRGRQLHLGQRVTLAYPGEDEITVVVEDL is encoded by the coding sequence ATGCAGAGCACGCCCGACCCCTCCGAGGAGCCCACGATCCGCCTCGGCCAGTTCCTGAAGTGGGCAAACCTGGCGGAATCCGGCAGTGAGGCACGCGACCTGATCCAGGACGGTCGCGTACGTGTCGACGGCGAGGTGGAGACCCGCCGCGGACGTCAGTTGCACCTGGGCCAGCGGGTGACGCTGGCCTACCCCGGCGAGGACGAGATCACGGTCGTCGTCGAGGACCTCTGA
- a CDS encoding helical backbone metal receptor, which yields MPSLTEAIAATTPGLLVGATDWCTHPPDLVVTRVRGTKNPDLAAIAALEPDLVVCNQEENRRLDVERLRERGIPVWVTVIESVDQALASMRRLLVEALALEEPEWWREASRVWAEPVTPQPVPRRVAIPVWRDPWMVVGAGTYTGDVLERLGFVNAFGARLAAGAVGAEDRAARYPHVDVAAIRAAADLVVLPDEPYAFGPLDGPEVFREGDGPIPTVCVDGRSVTWYGPAMVAARSYLEQVLAPWRG from the coding sequence GTGCCGTCGCTCACCGAGGCGATCGCCGCGACGACGCCCGGGCTGCTCGTCGGCGCGACGGACTGGTGCACCCATCCGCCGGACCTGGTCGTGACCAGGGTCCGCGGCACCAAGAACCCCGACCTCGCGGCGATCGCCGCCCTCGAGCCCGATCTGGTCGTCTGTAACCAGGAGGAGAACCGTCGGCTCGACGTCGAACGGCTCCGGGAGCGTGGCATCCCTGTCTGGGTCACGGTGATCGAGTCGGTCGACCAGGCCCTCGCATCCATGCGGCGGCTGCTGGTGGAGGCGCTGGCCCTGGAGGAGCCCGAGTGGTGGCGTGAGGCGAGCCGGGTCTGGGCCGAGCCCGTGACCCCGCAGCCGGTGCCGCGGCGGGTGGCCATTCCGGTCTGGCGTGACCCGTGGATGGTTGTCGGGGCGGGCACCTACACCGGTGATGTGTTGGAGCGGTTGGGATTCGTGAACGCCTTCGGCGCCCGGCTCGCTGCCGGGGCCGTGGGGGCTGAAGACAGGGCCGCGCGCTACCCGCACGTCGACGTCGCGGCGATCCGCGCGGCGGCCGACCTGGTCGTGCTGCCCGACGAGCCGTACGCCTTCGGCCCCCTTGACGGACCGGAGGTCTTCCGGGAGGGCGACGGGCCGATCCCCACCGTGTGTGTCGACGGCCGCAGCGTCACCTGGTACGGCCCGGCGATGGTCGCTGCTCGCTCCTACCTGGAGCAGGTCCTGGCTCCGTGGCGCGGCTGA
- a CDS encoding NAD(P)-dependent alcohol dehydrogenase translates to MSTTVRAWGAPAAGKPLEPITVQRRDLRADDVQIDIAYCGICHSDVSTVTGEWGDRTWPLAPGHEIVGTVSAVGAEVTQFRIGDLVGVGCMVDSCGECEYCLAGEEQFCARRVLTYGQTMPDGEYTQGGYAQQIVVREAFTVHVPETLPPENAAPILCAGITTYSPLRHWGVGEGSRVAVVGLGGLGHMGVQIAAALGAEVTVLSHSPSKKADALRFGATDYVATAEAGALDAVRGRFDFVLNTVAAPLDFGAYMATLRVDGVMCNVALPQEPFQAPVRLFTNHRRSFVGSLIGGIAETQEVLDFCAENQIGAQVEVIDADGINEAYDRMMKSDVKYRFAIDASTF, encoded by the coding sequence ATGTCCACCACCGTTCGTGCCTGGGGTGCCCCCGCCGCTGGCAAGCCGCTCGAGCCGATCACCGTCCAGCGTCGCGACCTGCGCGCCGACGACGTGCAGATCGACATCGCCTACTGCGGTATCTGCCACTCCGACGTCAGCACGGTCACCGGTGAGTGGGGGGATCGTACGTGGCCGCTCGCCCCGGGGCACGAGATCGTCGGCACCGTGTCCGCCGTCGGAGCGGAGGTGACGCAGTTCAGGATCGGTGACCTGGTCGGTGTCGGCTGCATGGTGGACTCCTGCGGAGAGTGCGAGTACTGCCTGGCGGGGGAGGAGCAGTTCTGTGCCCGCCGCGTCCTCACCTACGGCCAGACGATGCCCGACGGCGAGTACACCCAGGGCGGCTACGCGCAGCAGATCGTGGTCCGCGAGGCCTTCACGGTGCACGTCCCGGAGACCCTTCCGCCCGAGAACGCCGCGCCGATCCTCTGCGCCGGCATCACCACCTACTCACCGCTGCGGCACTGGGGCGTCGGCGAGGGGTCCCGCGTTGCCGTCGTCGGGCTGGGCGGCCTCGGCCACATGGGTGTCCAGATCGCCGCGGCGCTGGGGGCGGAGGTCACCGTCCTCTCCCACAGCCCGTCGAAGAAGGCGGACGCTCTGCGCTTCGGTGCCACCGACTACGTCGCGACCGCTGAGGCGGGGGCGCTGGACGCCGTCCGTGGCAGGTTCGACTTCGTGCTCAACACGGTGGCCGCACCGTTGGACTTCGGCGCCTACATGGCGACCCTGCGCGTGGACGGTGTGATGTGCAACGTGGCGCTGCCACAGGAGCCCTTCCAGGCGCCCGTCCGCCTCTTCACCAACCACCGTCGATCCTTCGTCGGCTCGCTGATCGGGGGCATCGCGGAGACCCAGGAGGTACTGGACTTCTGCGCGGAGAACCAGATCGGCGCCCAGGTCGAGGTCATCGACGCCGACGGCATCAACGAGGCGTACGACCGGATGATGAAGTCGGACGTGAAGTACCGCTTCGCCATCGACGCGTCGACCTTCTGA
- a CDS encoding TetR/AcrR family transcriptional regulator has protein sequence MVSVTSGQRRHLRRQATIEEIVDHAVDIMTTDGVAGLSLGEIARRMGVRPPSLYTYFDSKDALYDELFRRGWEAALAALADVRAQLGPITRETDPVARAVALAEGITRWGVANPALGQLMFWRPVPRFTPSDEAYAPSLRVAQLARDEIGDWISAGRLDPLVDPDLLAEAVITVVAGVMTRKVVNEPGAPYEDGPITPVLRYLITHVVGPYVRSRP, from the coding sequence GTGGTGAGCGTCACATCGGGGCAGCGCCGTCACCTCCGACGTCAGGCCACGATCGAGGAGATCGTCGACCACGCCGTCGACATCATGACGACCGACGGCGTCGCCGGTCTGTCCCTGGGGGAGATCGCCCGGCGAATGGGTGTCCGCCCGCCGTCCCTCTACACCTACTTCGACTCCAAGGACGCGCTCTACGACGAGCTGTTCCGACGCGGATGGGAAGCCGCCCTGGCTGCCCTCGCTGACGTCCGTGCCCAGCTCGGGCCGATCACCCGGGAGACCGACCCGGTGGCCCGGGCGGTGGCCCTGGCCGAGGGCATCACGCGGTGGGGAGTGGCGAACCCCGCGCTCGGACAGCTGATGTTCTGGCGCCCGGTGCCCCGGTTCACCCCGTCGGATGAGGCGTACGCTCCCTCGCTCCGCGTCGCCCAGCTCGCCCGGGACGAGATCGGTGACTGGATCTCCGCCGGCAGGCTGGATCCTCTCGTCGACCCGGACCTGCTGGCCGAGGCCGTCATCACGGTCGTCGCCGGCGTGATGACACGCAAAGTCGTGAACGAGCCCGGTGCTCCGTACGAGGACGGGCCGATCACTCCCGTCCTCCGCTACCTGATCACGCACGTCGTGGGCCCCTATGTCAGGAGTCGGCCATGA
- a CDS encoding maleylpyruvate isomerase family mycothiol-dependent enzyme, with the protein MNPTGSRAEEIPLTPLDRGRAVVLAQRARLLDEVRALTPEQWLTPTECPPWRVRDMVCHVVAAMDEQRHPHLLVYHAAVGLIRHRGQLLLDALNEAQIDDRRSASVDTILADAARLAPIAFFPSFLHRVPVNDGSLPRRSDIYYLQYVIAPRDVWMHRHDIARATGMSVTPDPSDTEVVVQVMRDLARSWSGPAVELVLSGSGGGTFLLGGSGPAPVVALDVVGFLRHLSGREAGSGWLDTLPPPLARVLRDARVAF; encoded by the coding sequence ATGAACCCCACCGGATCCCGAGCCGAGGAGATTCCCCTGACACCGCTCGACCGGGGCAGAGCCGTCGTTCTCGCCCAACGGGCGCGCCTGCTCGACGAGGTCCGGGCCCTCACCCCCGAGCAATGGCTGACGCCCACGGAGTGCCCGCCGTGGCGGGTCCGCGACATGGTCTGCCACGTGGTGGCGGCCATGGATGAGCAGCGCCACCCTCACCTGCTCGTGTATCACGCGGCTGTCGGGCTCATCCGGCATCGGGGTCAGCTCCTGCTGGATGCCCTTAACGAGGCCCAGATCGATGACCGCCGCAGCGCTTCCGTGGACACGATCCTCGCCGATGCCGCAAGACTGGCGCCGATCGCCTTCTTCCCGAGCTTCCTGCATCGAGTGCCCGTCAACGACGGCTCACTCCCGAGGCGATCCGACATCTACTACCTCCAGTACGTGATCGCACCGCGGGACGTCTGGATGCATCGCCACGACATCGCCCGCGCGACGGGGATGAGCGTGACACCGGACCCCTCGGACACCGAGGTCGTCGTCCAGGTGATGCGTGATCTCGCACGTTCCTGGTCCGGCCCTGCCGTCGAACTGGTGCTGAGCGGCTCGGGAGGCGGCACCTTCCTGCTGGGAGGTAGCGGTCCGGCCCCGGTCGTGGCCCTTGATGTCGTGGGGTTCCTCCGTCACCTGTCCGGGCGCGAGGCGGGGTCCGGCTGGCTCGACACCCTTCCGCCGCCTCTTGCCCGCGTCCTGCGGGACGCTCGCGTCGCCTTCTGA
- a CDS encoding hemerythrin domain-containing protein — MTIAHSAMRRTLVRARVVLGTPETLTPQRRRAVGFELQWLVGFILHHHAGEDREIYPHLPVEDPSARDLIRRMGEEHHAIHPPMEALTEVAARFADGQAPAPEVLTAITAFEVPLLPHLAREEREAMPLVSRSVTQAQWHQMELRAWVDDLGPAQRAAYGLWLVDSQTPEDTAIIMANVSKVQEVALKAVFGGTYRRRRRRAWGGTAADAVPALSIEQQAAWPTLVSP; from the coding sequence ATGACCATCGCCCACTCGGCGATGCGACGCACGCTGGTCCGAGCCCGCGTCGTGCTCGGCACCCCCGAGACGCTGACGCCCCAGCGCCGACGCGCCGTGGGCTTCGAGCTGCAGTGGCTGGTCGGCTTCATCCTGCACCACCATGCCGGAGAGGATCGGGAGATCTACCCGCATCTGCCGGTCGAGGACCCGTCGGCCCGTGACCTGATCCGGCGGATGGGCGAGGAACACCACGCGATCCACCCGCCGATGGAGGCCCTGACCGAGGTGGCCGCCCGCTTCGCCGACGGCCAGGCACCTGCACCTGAGGTGCTGACCGCGATCACGGCGTTCGAGGTGCCGTTGCTGCCCCATCTGGCCCGGGAGGAACGCGAGGCGATGCCGCTGGTCAGCCGCTCGGTGACCCAGGCCCAGTGGCACCAGATGGAACTGCGCGCCTGGGTCGATGACCTGGGGCCGGCGCAGCGCGCGGCGTACGGCCTGTGGCTCGTCGACTCGCAGACGCCCGAGGACACGGCGATCATCATGGCCAACGTGTCGAAGGTGCAGGAGGTTGCCCTCAAGGCCGTCTTCGGTGGCACGTACCGGAGGCGGCGTCGGCGCGCCTGGGGCGGCACCGCTGCCGATGCGGTGCCGGCCCTCTCGATCGAGCAGCAGGCCGCCTGGCCCACGCTCGTCTCGCCGTAG
- a CDS encoding MFS transporter → MSATPPLAASTVDPARQRRDSRRAQAASFLGTTVEFYDFLLYASAAGLVFPKVFFGQLDPRLGATLSFVILLSGYLARPLGGLVFGHFGDRFGRKNVLFVTLLLMGLVSVGIGLLPTYGAIGIAAPLALVGLRVIQGLAMGGEWGGATLMSMEHAGEKSRGLGASIATVGGPAGAVLATVVLALFSRMPDAQFLDWGWRIPFLMSAVIVLIGLYLRLRVTESPDFQKALEAAADAHDSALPLATVVTKFPGQVILGTLAGAAPLAVQGLLGSFMVPFVVSQHIVDRQSALLMLAAGYLAQIPTLMLFAHLSDRFGRRPVMIAAGVVSAALIFPVFGLFTSRQPVLVLVAFLVGLMIVQSSMFGPLGAFLSEKFSTEARYTGASLSYQLGSIAGAGTIPLIATSLVTPAHGLSYLGWYMIGLFVLALAAVLLSRETAGKALPGSVATDRATDGDPEPEFQSV, encoded by the coding sequence ATGAGCGCAACGCCTCCTCTCGCCGCCTCGACCGTCGACCCCGCCCGGCAGCGGCGCGACAGCCGACGCGCCCAGGCCGCGAGCTTCCTCGGCACGACGGTCGAGTTCTACGACTTCCTGCTCTACGCCTCGGCGGCCGGCCTCGTCTTCCCGAAGGTGTTCTTCGGCCAGCTCGATCCTCGCCTCGGCGCCACCCTCTCGTTCGTGATCCTCCTCTCCGGCTACCTGGCCCGCCCGCTCGGTGGCCTGGTCTTCGGGCACTTCGGCGACCGGTTCGGCCGCAAGAACGTCCTGTTCGTCACGCTGCTGCTGATGGGCCTCGTCTCGGTGGGGATCGGCCTGCTCCCGACGTACGGAGCGATCGGCATCGCCGCACCCCTCGCGCTCGTCGGGCTGCGGGTCATCCAGGGACTCGCCATGGGCGGTGAGTGGGGCGGCGCCACGCTGATGTCGATGGAGCACGCCGGAGAGAAGTCCCGCGGCCTCGGCGCGAGCATCGCCACTGTCGGTGGCCCTGCCGGCGCCGTGCTGGCGACCGTCGTCCTGGCCCTCTTCTCCCGGATGCCCGACGCCCAGTTCCTCGACTGGGGGTGGCGCATCCCGTTCCTGATGTCCGCGGTGATCGTCCTGATCGGCCTCTACCTGCGACTGCGCGTCACCGAGTCCCCCGACTTCCAGAAGGCCCTCGAGGCCGCCGCGGACGCGCACGACTCTGCGCTTCCGCTGGCGACGGTGGTCACCAAGTTCCCGGGCCAGGTGATCCTCGGCACCCTCGCGGGCGCCGCACCTCTGGCCGTCCAGGGCCTGCTGGGCAGCTTCATGGTGCCGTTCGTGGTCTCCCAGCACATCGTCGACCGCCAGTCCGCGCTGCTGATGCTGGCCGCCGGCTACCTCGCGCAGATCCCCACGCTGATGCTGTTCGCGCACCTTTCGGACCGCTTCGGCCGCCGTCCGGTGATGATCGCCGCGGGCGTCGTCAGCGCCGCGTTGATCTTCCCGGTGTTCGGACTGTTCACCTCCCGCCAGCCGGTCCTCGTCCTCGTCGCTTTCCTGGTGGGTCTGATGATCGTCCAGTCGTCGATGTTCGGCCCGCTCGGGGCGTTCCTCAGCGAGAAGTTCTCGACCGAGGCCCGCTACACCGGCGCCTCGCTCAGCTACCAGCTCGGCTCGATCGCCGGTGCCGGCACCATCCCGCTGATCGCCACCTCGCTGGTGACGCCGGCTCACGGCCTGTCGTACCTCGGGTGGTACATGATCGGGCTCTTCGTCCTGGCCCTCGCGGCGGTGCTGCTCTCCCGGGAGACCGCCGGCAAGGCCCTGCCCGGGTCCGTCGCCACCGACCGCGCCACCGACGGGGACCCCGAGCCGGAGTTCCAGTCGGTCTGA
- a CDS encoding helix-turn-helix domain-containing protein — translation MTVESDDACGRRVVDAPFLLPLERRSLLTLTPSRGALVVSCTADELRDTMERMSGRRITGSLPPRSGDDAAITLLQAPELVAGTIREVCRAAGSRHPGDVITPSTTLLEQHLLGTLSLGLAPLVPELRAIRSPGGPHYLHTARDHIERHLAEPLTVGDVAAACGVSERQLQAAFSEHLSTTPLQFIRERRLARARRLLTDPAPAAQATVASIAAQVGVMHLGRFAKAYAERYGESPSTTLAAARGDGPRASR, via the coding sequence GTGACGGTTGAGTCGGATGACGCTTGTGGCCGCCGGGTGGTCGATGCACCCTTCCTGCTGCCGCTCGAACGCCGCTCCCTCCTTACCCTCACCCCCTCACGTGGGGCCCTGGTCGTGTCCTGCACCGCCGATGAGCTGCGCGACACGATGGAACGGATGAGTGGGCGCCGGATCACCGGGAGTCTCCCGCCCCGGAGCGGCGACGATGCTGCGATCACCCTGCTGCAGGCGCCGGAGCTGGTCGCGGGCACGATCCGTGAGGTCTGCCGGGCTGCAGGATCGCGTCATCCCGGCGACGTCATCACCCCGTCCACCACACTGCTCGAACAACATCTGCTGGGGACCCTGTCGTTGGGGCTGGCGCCGCTGGTGCCGGAGCTGCGCGCCATCCGCTCCCCGGGAGGTCCGCACTACCTTCACACCGCTCGTGACCACATCGAACGCCATCTGGCCGAACCACTGACCGTCGGTGACGTTGCGGCGGCCTGCGGAGTGAGCGAACGCCAACTGCAGGCGGCCTTCAGCGAGCACCTGTCGACGACGCCGCTGCAGTTCATCCGCGAACGGCGCCTGGCCCGGGCCCGGCGCCTGCTCACGGATCCCGCGCCCGCGGCACAGGCGACGGTGGCTTCGATCGCCGCCCAGGTCGGTGTCATGCACCTGGGACGGTTCGCCAAGGCCTACGCCGAACGGTACGGCGAGTCGCCGTCGACCACCCTGGCCGCTGCCCGAGGGGACGGGCCTCGGGCATCGCGCTGA